CCGGTCGCCCGTGGGCGTTGGCGACGAACCGCCACGCGCCTGGCTCGACCGCCGCGTAACGCGACAGCACGGTGCGCACCAGCGCCCGCGCCACCAGGTGCTGGCGGCGGGTCGCGGGCAGGCGGAAGCGGGCGTGGCGTACCCGCTCGTCGGGAGTCAGCAGGGCCACGTACCGCTCGAGCAGGGCCGGGTCCCCCAGCTCCTCGGGAACCGTGGTCCAGACGTGGACGGCGCTTCCGCCCAGGCTGTGCATGGCCCGCATCGCCGCTCGTACATACGGACCGCATCGCCGCCCGTCCATTCGGCGCACGCTTGACACCGCCCGGCCCGTTCGTGCAATTGCCCTAATCAGTCGATTGAACGCGCGCGCCGCCGGCGCGCATCGCGACGGACGACGATGCCTTCGAAGGACATGATCGGGCGCGTGCTCACCAACGGCAGCGCCACCGTAACCGCCGAGCACATCGCGGACTTCGCCCGCGCGCTCGGCGATC
Above is a genomic segment from Candidatus Eisenbacteria bacterium containing:
- a CDS encoding 4-phosphopantetheinyl transferase, encoding MRAMHSLGGSAVHVWTTVPEELGDPALLERYVALLTPDERVRHARFRLPATRRQHLVARALVRTVLSRYAAVEPGAWRFVANAHGRP